The Chryseobacterium sp. JV274 sequence TTTTTCTGCCAGCGGTTTATGATTCAGTTTTTTTAATTCTTCAATTTCTTTGACTGAAACATAAGGGTTTTCGAATAATCCAAGCTCAAATTTAGCTCTCAATACTCTTGCAACAGCATCATCAATTCTTTCTTTTGATATTCTTCCATCCAAAAACGGAGGAATAAAAAGCTCATAATGTTTATATTCTGTCTGAAAAATCACATCCAGCCCTGCATTGATGGCCTGTGCGGAAGCATCATCATAATCTTTTGCTGTAAAATGCAAGACATTTGCGCCTCCTACCGCACTTGCATCACTGATGACGAAGCCCTTGAAATTCCAGTCTTTTTTTAACTTTTCTGTTAACAGCCAATGATTAGCGGTTGAAGGTCTTCCATCAAGAAGATTATAAGAGGTCATTACTGAACGGCTTTTTCCTTTTGTAAAAGCATTGTGAAAAGGTATTAAATGTGTTTCCTCAAGGTATCTTTTGCTCCAATGAATCGGATATGAATCTCTTCCACCTTCTCCTACATTGGCAAGAAAATGCTTCGGAGTAGTAATGATTCCCATATTTTCAAATGAACTGACAAAACTAACTCCCATTACTGAGGTCAGAAAGGGATCTTCACCGTAAGTTTCCTCTGTTCTGCCCCATCTCACGTCACCTGCCAGATTTACTACAGGGGTCAGAATCTGACGGATTCCTCTCAATTTGGATTCTTTTGCAATCGCTGTTGAAACCTTGTTCATCAACTCCGGGTTGAAAGTGGCTGCCAAACCGATGGCCTGAGGAAAAGCGGTAGCTCCTTCTCTTACCAATCCGTGTAATGCTTCGTCAAAGGGAATAATCGGGATTCCTAATCTTGATTCTTCTACAAAATACTTCTGAATAGCATTGATTTTTTTCACCAATCTTTCGGCATCTTCATTGGCGTTATATTTCAACAACTGCCCTGCAGCGCCGCCTCCCTGATTTCCAGCACTTACCTGCAATCCAAAAATCCCATGAGAATATTGTCCCTTTGGGACGTTATCCAAATCTCCGGGAATCATAAAACACTGCCAGAATTTTTCTTCAGGGGTCATTCTCTTCAGCAGATCCTGAACTCTGGTTTCAATGGATTGTTTTGGGTCTTTATATAAGGGTTTTTGAGCAGAGATAAATACTGAACTCAGCAAGAAAATTCCTATAATTTTAAATCGAAGTTTAAAACACATCTCAAGAATAATTTAGTTTAAAATTTGTTCTTTTACCTTGAAGCAAAAGAACCAAAAGTTCAAGACTTGGAACTCTCCGCTAAAAATAGAATCTGCTCTCTAAAAATTCTAAAACTCGTGTGAATTTAATGTTAGTTTTCCTGTTCAACAGTTGTCTCGCACTCAAACACTAGAATTTTCTTAACGTTCACAGACTATATTTTCTTAATGCTTCGATTTCCTATGTCACTTTAATATAAAAATAAGTCACCAATTCAACTATTGCGTTATTTGAATTACAGTTGAATATTTTAACTTATTTCTTTCTTTAGGTAAATTAATTTCAATTGAATTTCCTAATTTTTTCCATTGAATTTTGTTTGACAATCCTAAAACTTTCAAAGATTTTGGTTTAAAATTATCAGGAATTGTAAAACTTAATGTTGATGGAGCCTTATATTCTGATTTTTCATCAAGATGGAAAACATTTACCGTATGATGGTCTTTGCTTTGGGTATAATAATAATCTCCTTCGTGATAGGGAGCAATGCTTCTTGTAGCAAAAACAGCAGACTGATTTTTGTTCATCCAGCCGGAAATCTGCTGTAATCTTTCATACACTATGGGGTCATAATCACCATTAGGTCCGGGAGCGATATTCATCAGGTAATTTCCTCCTCTGGAAATGATTTTCACCAAGGTTTCAATAATCTTTTGGGAGGTTTTATAGTTGTCATTGGGAACATAGGAAAAGGAATCTCCCATGGTGATACAGCTTTCCCAAGGGATGGGAAGAGCATGTTCCGGAACCGCCTGCTCTGGTGTAACATAATTTTCCCATTTTCCGGGAACGGTACGGTCTACAATAATAATTCCCGGCTGATTTTTCCTGGCCATTGTTCCTATTTTATCCATATCAATATCCTGCTCTACTTTGATCGTGCGCTGCCATTCAACTTTCGGATCAATGGTATGAAAAGGACGTACCCAGCCTCCATCCAGCCAGAGTATATCAATTTTACCATAATCGGATGTGATTTCGTTCAGCTGATTGAAGGTGAATTTTTTAAAACTCTCCCATCTTTCCGGATATTTTTTAGGGTCATAATTTACATTTCTGTCTTTCGGCGGAAAGTAAGGCCACCAGTAATCATCGGAATGCCAGTCAGGCTTTGAAAAGTATGCTCCAATTTTGAATCCCTCTTTTCTGAAGGTATTGAAGATTTCTTTCGTCACATCTGATTTTGGATTTTTTGAAAAAGGAGTTTTAGGAGAAGTGATTTTATAATCTGACTGCTGGGTGTCAAACATCGCAAAACCATCATGATGCTTCGTGGTAAAAACCACATATTTCATTCCAGCTTTTTTTACTGCATCCGCCCATTTTTGAGGATTAAACTGAGTGGGATTAAAAGTTGTCTGAAGGTTTTCATAATTCTTTACATATTCGTCATAAGATTTCCCATGCTCAGGTTTTCTCTGCGTCCAAGATTCGTCTTCAGGGCATAAGCCCCAGCTTTCAACAATTCCCCACTGGCTGTAGGTTCCCCAATGCATAAACAGTCCGAATTTCATATCCTGCCACTGGTCCAGATTCTGAACAACAAGAGGGTCTGTGGGTTTCTGATATCCGTCAGACACATTATGAGCCTGTGAAAATACTACTGAACTTATTAAAAAAGATGAAAGGAAAAAAGGTTTTAATTTGGGTATAACCAACATATGGAATAGTTTTCCGCTAATTTAATTATCCTTTGGGAGATCCGCAAACATTAGGATTCCAAGAGATTAAGAATAGCTTCATCAAATCCGGAAAATGAAAACTGAAATCCATTTTTTATCAATCTTTCTGGGTACACATTACGGCTTTTTAAGAGTAATTCGGTTTCTGTATTCAGGAATACAGATGCAATTTCCAGCTGCCAGACAGGAGCATTGAGTCCAAAAGGAACATTCAGTTTTTTTCTCAATTTTTTCATCATATTTTCATTGGAAACCGGTGCAGGGGCGGTTATATTGATCGTTCCTGACATATCCTCATGCTGAATAATCCAGTCTACCGCTTTACAAAAATCATCAATATGAATCCAGCTTACCATTTGATTACCTCTTCCCTGTTTTCCTCCTAAACCCATCCTGGTAATCATTTTCAGCTTTGGAAATGCTCCGCCATTATTGCCCAGAACGATTGATGTGCGAAGAACAGCTTTTCGTATTCCTTCATTTTTGACTGCAAAGAATTCTTTCTCCCAGCATTTGCAGATATTCATTGAAAAGTCATCTCCTATAATTCCGTTTTCTTCTGTATTGAGATGTTTTTCAGAATGAACGTAAATGGTAGCAGAACTGGCATTCAGCCACACTTTGGGTTTTTCAGAACATTGATCTACTACTCTTTGCAATATTCTTGTACTATCAATTCTTGAAGAATAGATTTCCTGTTTATTTTTCTCATGATAACGACAGTCTACAGATTTTCCCGTAAGATTGATCAGAACATCTGCTTTTTCCAAAGTGTTTTTCCATTCACCCAATGTTCTGGCATCCCAGTAAATTTCGTTTTTACGTCGAGGATTACGGGTCAGGATATAGACTTGGTTTCCTTTTTCCGTAAAGTATTTCTCCAGATTTTCACCAAGAAATCCGGTGCCTCCGGCTATGATTATTTTCATTGTTTTAAAATTTTAAGTTCAAAATACAAAGTTTTGGGTTCAATGTTTAAGGTTTTAACCACAAATTGCACAAACTAACACAGATGTTTATGGATAAGGGGTATTCTTGTTCTTTTTTAGCTGATGTATTTCTTTGTTCTCACCTGAATTTCTGAGCCTTCAGCCAACATTACGGAAAGAGGTTCCTGATGATTCAGACCTTCAAAGTCATTTCCATATATTTTTTGAAAATCAATATCCAGATGATGGTCTTTTATGGTGTAACAATCCCATTTTGGGTGGCATACTTCATATTCGGAAGTTACATTTTCCTTTTTTGTAAAGCCAAAATAATGTTCTGTGATAAATTCAAACTCTGAGTTTTCTTCCATAGGTTTTGCTGTATTTTCAGCCATAACTTCAATAGAATGCCAGCTTTTATCTTTCCATGAATACCGGATCAGCAGTTCGTCCCCACTTTCATGAATCTGGTTTTTCATTGGCATTGTGTGATAATTTTCTTTGTACAAAGTATTGGCGACAAAGCTCAATGCAGGTTTGGGAACAATTTCTTTGATAAATACCACACCTCTTTTCCAGACTCCTTTCTTTTTTCTTTACATAAAATCTTAGGTTCACTTCCTCAAAATTCCGGTGAAAAGGAATGGGTAATCCCAGCAGTTTTGTATTTAAAAACATGAATCCTACTAAGCTTACATAACATCTACCTTTATAAAAATCGAGTTCTGTACCTTTAGGTAAATAAGGCAATAAGATTTCAGGATCTATTTCGTAATTGATGATGGCCAGCTTCCGCCATTCTGCTTTTAAAAAATTCATAATACTGTGTTCTTTAGGTTAAAAAATGGCTATTCCGTCATGGGTGGAAGATTCTGCAATAGTTTTGATCATCTCATTTCTTTTGAGCAGAAAATCCTTGAGATATCCTGTAAGAAAAATGGCATTAAACAATTTTCCTACAATCCCGAGTGGAGATTCAAATTCAAAAATATCGGTCATTAATGTTTTTCCGTTTACAGATTTAAAGGTATGTCTGTGTCGCATAGATTTGAAGGTGCCTTTCTGCATAACATCAATGAACTGAACCGGTTTCTCCATACTGACAATTTTTGTGGTAAGGGTCTGATAAATTCCCAGATGTTTTGCCCGCCAGGTTACGGTTTCGTTTTCTTCAATCAATCCTGAAGTACGTCCTGCAATTGCTTTTTCATGAGATACTGAGGTTGACTGCTGGTGCAGATCAATGTTTCTTGCCAGATCAAAAACATAGTGAATATCTGCATTGATTACGGTGTTTAAATAGATGGTTGACATTTTCAGAGGTGTTAAGTTTGTTAAATTTTAAATTCAATGGTTGTCAGAATGATAACGACCAACGCAGTGATTCTGAATACTATCCAGGAAATGGTAGGGAGAAAGTTTAGTTTTAGTATTCTGCATCTTCTTATATGTTCCAGAAGCATGATCAATACTACAATTCCAAAGTATATCAGATAAAAAACAGGGGTGAAATCGATCATCAGCGCAGGAATTAAAAGTAAGGTTCCAATTAAAGAAACAGTCATCATATTTCCGAGATAATCCCAGATTTTATCTTTGAGATAAGTTTTTAAAAAGAGGATCTGCCAAACGAGCTGACCAAGGCAAACTGTAAATTCTCTCAGGAAATTTCGTTCTAAATCAAAATTCAGCTTTACGGAAAATTCACTTAGGATATATGCTGAAAAAATAACAACAAAACTGATGTAGGCCATTCTGTATTTCAGGTTAAAATCCGGGATACATGATTGTTCTGTACCGTCATTTTGGGAAGGGATAATCTGTTTTCTATTGTAAGAAATGAAGGAATACAGCTTTTGAAAAAACCAATACAGAGGTTGTATTCGAGCAATTTTTTCCAACAATGGCAAAGAGTTTCCAATGATGAGAAGCAGACTGTCCAGCCCGTAAACGACTTCATTTTTGTCGTGATCTACCAGAGCAATTTCATTTTTCGCACGATTGAAATCGATTAGGTTTTTATTTCTAACAGAAAGTTCTGTAAATGCTTCTCTTCCATCTTCATCCAGCATTCCACATTTTGTGAAACCTTTGGAATAGAGATTACACATCGGGCATTGATTGTCGTAGATTAATGTGTGGTTTTTGAGCGTTTTCATAATTGTGATTTATAAGGTTCATAAGTATTATAGCAATCATAAACATATGCTGCTGCCATCACGGGACTGTATAAAAGAGCAGCCATTAAAACATATCCAAAAAAATCATTGATATGTTTTTCTGTAAACAAAATCAGTACAATAATCCAAACCGGCAGTATTACAATCCCATACGCGATATACAATGCTGATTTTTTTGTTCTAAGAAATAGTTTGACCAGAAAGCTTATCAATTGAGGGATTCCTACTATAAAATAAAACAGAACAAATCCCGACAAACCACCAAATATAAAAGCCTGAGGCCCTATTATTATAAAAAACAGATGAATGTAATAATCATATTTTGCAAATGTTTTCATGGCAATGACTGTTTAAAGTGATCCTTTTCTTCTGAAATAAATAATCAGAAATAAGTGAACGATTAAATTTTTCATACTTATTGTTAATTTTATATTTTCAGTAATTTTTGAAATATAATTCCAAATAAAAAATTAATTTCTTTCAAGATCAGCATTTCTTTCACTTACTACTTTTTCTTTGTTCAATGCGTGCTTACGTCCTTTCAGGAATAACAATAGATTCAAAAGCATCATTATTCCTAAATAAATTGAAAATCCTCCTATTTTTTTGCTCAGCGCAACGACCAGCCTTTCTATGGTTTCAATTTGAAAAAATTCAATGATGCATAGAGCAAAACCTATATTTAAAAGGTAAAACCCAATTTTAAATAATGAATTTGTTGCCATTGCAATGTCTTTTTTCTGGTGAAAAATATCAATCATGAATGTTTTTGAATTTTTAAACAAAAATTGGGATACCAATACTGTAAGGGTAATTACAATAGGTAAATAGATCATGTACGCAGAAAAATTATACGTTGTGGTTAAAACTGTAGTTGTCATAATAGTATTATTTTAATGTTAATTTATTTCTCAGGAAGTAAAGGATAAAAATGTTCATATAATGCAGCATAGAAAGGATTAAAATGATACTTCCAACTCTCGTAGCAGTAATGGTTATCATTTCTTCGAGACTGCTTATTTTGTTCCATATTGTAAGGTTTATTGCGATAAAACCAAGATTCACGAGATAATAACAGCCAAGAAGTATCCTGTTAATTGTCAGGCAAAGACCTTCATCATGAAGTAAGTATTTCAAATAGGCTTTTCCTTCATGGTAACATCTTCTTCCTACATCAATTGTGACATAAGAACTGATACTTAAGAAAATTATATAAGAAACAATATTAAACATTTTATAAATTTTATATTTTCAGTAATTTTTGAAAATTAAATTGAAATAAAAAAGGATTTTAACCCTTTTTCAATTTTTCTATTTCAACAGATTGGTAATCTTTCCTACCAGCCAGTGATCATCGCTTTTTATCGCCAGATCCATAATATTATTTATTTTTCCGGTTACAGAACTGAAATCATTCATCAGTTTGATAAATTCCTGAGCTTCTTCTGAGTCTTTATCTTCAATATTTTTTAATTCTTCAAGAAAAGAAATTACAGGCTCAATTTCTCTTTTTCTGCGTTCTTTGGTAATCTGTTTGAAAAGGTACCACACATCTTTTTCTGCCACGAAATATTCTTTACGGTCTCCTTTCACAAATTCTTTTTTCACAATTCCCCAGTCTATCAGGGCGCGAAGATTCATATTGGCATTTCCTCTTGAAATTTCCAGCTGTTCCATTACCTCATCAGTAGAAAGGGATCTGCCGCTAGCCAAAAGCAATGCATGTACCTGTGCCATCGTACGGTTGATTCCCCAATTGGTGGCAAAGGTTCCCCAGGTCTGAATGTATTTTTCTTTTGCTTCTGAAAGTTGCATTTTATTTTCCTTTTAGATTTCTGAAACAAATGTAATTATATTTTTTGAATTTTCAATAATTTTTGAAAATTAATTTTTAAAATAAAACAGACCTTCTTATGGAGGTCTGTTTTAATTTATAAAAAATTAAGGTTCAATATTCGCTGTTATCCCCTGATTCCAATGCTTTGCTTCCGGCATATAATAGAGATACACATTGCTTGATTTACCAGTATAAATTCCTGCAAATTCCACTTTGAGATCCAGATTGATGGTTTTTGTTTCCTCTGCATTGAAATGTTCCCAGTAAAGTACCAGATAATTGTCAAAGATTTCATAGTAAGAAATCTGTTTTTTATCAATAAGATCTTTCAGCAAGGCATTTTGTAGGGTCAGGCCTGCAGGAATACCGATCTTCGCTATAGTCATTGGCAGCTGGCCGTTGATTTTATTTTTAACGGTAACCGTCATTCTGTTAGTCTCGCCTACTTTGGATACCGCAGATTTTAGTTTTGTTTCCATTATAACAGGAATATCTTTACTTTCCGGGGCCTGAAGAGTATAATACTGATATTCTAATTGATAAGGCAGTCCATTTTTGGTTGGATAATGAATACTGATCTTATTTTCTCCGGCTTTATATGCTGATGAAAGACTGATATTAGGATAAGTGATTGCTTTATTGATGGTGATAACCGGTCTTTCAGCTCCATATAACTGTCCATTTTTAGAGAAAAACTCGGACAAAGCCTGTATGGCCAGCGTTGTTGCCTGGGTAGAACCGAACCCGAAATATCCATTGAAATTAATAAGCTGATCAGCAGCTTCTGCAATCTTTAACTGATTCAGTTTTTCATCTTTCTGAAGTGCCATGATATATAATGAAAGGATTTCCGCATCGGCAGACAGTCCCCATGAACCTGTAAAAGTGATTTTAGATTTTATATTTTTCGTTTCATACTGCTGGTCCAGAAGCTTTATCAGATGATCATACTCCTGTTGTTTTCCCAGATGAGCGGCAGCATTGGCAAGCAAAGCAAGCTGATAAGAATCTTTTGTGACTAAAGCTCTTTTGATCATTATAGCAAAGGTGTCTTCTATTTCATTTTTAAAACCCAGTTTGGATAAAGCATATACCACATACATATTTCTTGACCAGGAATATTCGGAGAAATCTTTTCTTAATTCATAGGGTTTTCTTACTTCAAATAATCCGTTTGCATTCTTTTGGGATAAAATAAATGAGGAAAGTCCCTGAATAAGCATGGCATCCGGGTTTACATATTTTTTTAAATCCGTAAATTCCAGTAACGCAAATGCAGAAAGTGCCACATCTGATTCTCCGCTGCTGAAATATCCGAAACCTCCGTCTCTGTTTTTATAACTCAGCATTTTCTGAAACCCTTTTTTCAGGTTTTTAATCACCATATTCTCCGTTGCAGTATCTATTTTTTTCTCTGATTTTAAATAATCCAGAATAAAAATGTTTGGGTAGACTGTTGAGGAAAGCTGTTCAAAGCAGCCATGAGGCTCTCTCTTCAGTTGTTCAATATCTGCAAACATCTGTAAAGCAGCGTTTTCAAATACATAATATGAGGAATACAGACTTCCGTTGATATACTCCGAAATATTGATTCTGATATCTTCCGTTTTGTTATTGATGATAGAAAACTTATGTGGGAATCCTTTCTCTTCTACTTTAAACGGAAGAATCATCGTTTCCCTGAAGTCTCCGGATCTTAGGGTAAACTGAATATTGGAATCCACGATTTCATCGGTCTGTATTTTGACAAATAATCTTCCTGATTCCAATGGTTTCAGGGTAATTAAACTGTCAGAGCCGATTAGTTTTACATGATTGGGAACAATAACATCCATAGTTATTTTCCTTAGTTCCGAAGAATTATTTTTAATCACAACAGGAATCGTCATCTGATCTGTTCTTGTCAGATATTGTGGAATTTTAGCATCTATTGAGATAAGGCTCTGTGCAGCATACGTAGTTTCATCATTTCCTACAAGTCCTGATGCTGCAATACCTTCTGTCATAATTCTAAAAGTGGAGTTGGCATCCGAATTATAAAATTCCACTTTTGCTTTCCCATTTTTATCGGTTTCTACCACCGGATTCCAATAAAGCGCTTCTCTGTAATCGAAACGGTAGGATGTATTGGTGGTTTTATATTCCGGATAAGCAAATTCTCTTGATCCTGCGTATGATATAAGTCTTCCTTGTGGTAGCGTTTCAACAGCAATATAAGATTTCGGGGTAAT is a genomic window containing:
- a CDS encoding alpha-L-fucosidase, whose product is MLVIPKLKPFFLSSFLISSVVFSQAHNVSDGYQKPTDPLVVQNLDQWQDMKFGLFMHWGTYSQWGIVESWGLCPEDESWTQRKPEHGKSYDEYVKNYENLQTTFNPTQFNPQKWADAVKKAGMKYVVFTTKHHDGFAMFDTQQSDYKITSPKTPFSKNPKSDVTKEIFNTFRKEGFKIGAYFSKPDWHSDDYWWPYFPPKDRNVNYDPKKYPERWESFKKFTFNQLNEITSDYGKIDILWLDGGWVRPFHTIDPKVEWQRTIKVEQDIDMDKIGTMARKNQPGIIIVDRTVPGKWENYVTPEQAVPEHALPIPWESCITMGDSFSYVPNDNYKTSQKIIETLVKIISRGGNYLMNIAPGPNGDYDPIVYERLQQISGWMNKNQSAVFATRSIAPYHEGDYYYTQSKDHHTVNVFHLDEKSEYKAPSTLSFTIPDNFKPKSLKVLGLSNKIQWKKLGNSIEINLPKERNKLKYSTVIQITQ
- a CDS encoding TIGR01777 family oxidoreductase yields the protein MKIIIAGGTGFLGENLEKYFTEKGNQVYILTRNPRRKNEIYWDARTLGEWKNTLEKADVLINLTGKSVDCRYHEKNKQEIYSSRIDSTRILQRVVDQCSEKPKVWLNASSATIYVHSEKHLNTEENGIIGDDFSMNICKCWEKEFFAVKNEGIRKAVLRTSIVLGNNGGAFPKLKMITRMGLGGKQGRGNQMVSWIHIDDFCKAVDWIIQHEDMSGTINITAPAPVSNENMMKKLRKKLNVPFGLNAPVWQLEIASVFLNTETELLLKSRNVYPERLIKNGFQFSFSGFDEAILNLLES
- a CDS encoding SRPBCC family protein, encoding MSTIYLNTVINADIHYVFDLARNIDLHQQSTSVSHEKAIAGRTSGLIEENETVTWRAKHLGIYQTLTTKIVSMEKPVQFIDVMQKGTFKSMRHRHTFKSVNGKTLMTDIFEFESPLGIVGKLFNAIFLTGYLKDFLLKRNEMIKTIAESSTHDGIAIF
- a CDS encoding DCC1-like thiol-disulfide oxidoreductase family protein, encoding MKTLKNHTLIYDNQCPMCNLYSKGFTKCGMLDEDGREAFTELSVRNKNLIDFNRAKNEIALVDHDKNEVVYGLDSLLLIIGNSLPLLEKIARIQPLYWFFQKLYSFISYNRKQIIPSQNDGTEQSCIPDFNLKYRMAYISFVVIFSAYILSEFSVKLNFDLERNFLREFTVCLGQLVWQILFLKTYLKDKIWDYLGNMMTVSLIGTLLLIPALMIDFTPVFYLIYFGIVVLIMLLEHIRRCRILKLNFLPTISWIVFRITALVVIILTTIEFKI
- a CDS encoding GbsR/MarR family transcriptional regulator, whose translation is MQLSEAKEKYIQTWGTFATNWGINRTMAQVHALLLASGRSLSTDEVMEQLEISRGNANMNLRALIDWGIVKKEFVKGDRKEYFVAEKDVWYLFKQITKERRKREIEPVISFLEELKNIEDKDSEEAQEFIKLMNDFSSVTGKINNIMDLAIKSDDHWLVGKITNLLK